In Urechidicola croceus, a single window of DNA contains:
- a CDS encoding P-loop NTPase family protein translates to MDNPSKITEGGVEYSLGNFDGKSVLYDFPKILIYLNAKGKLLFGKKFRIYDEDKVILLKLCSYFIKDKENCSTYGIDIDKGILLSGPVGCGKTSLMKLLRHLVPLQRPYEMIPCRNVTFSFNHLGFKTVEEYGNTKFYCFDDLGVEPSGRFYGKDLNVMGEVLLSRYELYLQTKHKIKTHATTNLNAEELEERYGNRVRSRMRELFNLVAFDKGAGDKRK, encoded by the coding sequence ATGGACAACCCCTCTAAAATAACCGAAGGTGGCGTGGAATACTCGCTCGGAAACTTTGATGGTAAAAGCGTTCTCTACGACTTCCCAAAAATTCTAATTTACTTGAATGCCAAGGGCAAGCTGCTATTTGGGAAGAAGTTTAGGATTTACGATGAGGATAAGGTGATACTGCTAAAGCTCTGTTCTTACTTCATCAAGGATAAAGAGAACTGCTCAACTTACGGAATTGACATCGATAAAGGTATCCTGCTTTCTGGACCCGTAGGCTGCGGTAAGACCAGCTTAATGAAATTGCTACGTCATTTGGTACCGTTGCAACGTCCTTACGAAATGATTCCTTGCCGGAACGTAACCTTCAGCTTTAATCATTTAGGTTTTAAAACGGTCGAGGAATATGGGAATACCAAATTCTATTGTTTTGATGATTTGGGTGTGGAACCCTCTGGCAGATTTTACGGAAAGGATTTGAATGTGATGGGCGAAGTGCTTTTATCTCGATACGAACTGTACCTACAAACCAAACACAAAATTAAAACCCACGCCACAACCAATCTCAATGCTGAAGAACTGGAAGAACGCTATGGCAATCGTGTTCGTAGCAGGATGCGTGAACTGTTTAATCTGGTGGCTTTTGATAAGGGAGCTGGGGATAAGAGAAAGTAG
- a CDS encoding helix-turn-helix domain-containing protein — translation MPANIITTDDLREFKMELLDDIKNLLSKQATGKLKKYLKSSEVMDLLQVSPGTLQNLRINGTLPYTKVGGIIYYDAEEIQGVMNSNRVQHKQNS, via the coding sequence ATGCCAGCAAATATTATTACCACCGACGACCTTCGAGAATTTAAAATGGAATTGCTCGATGACATCAAGAATCTTCTATCTAAACAAGCAACTGGAAAACTCAAGAAATATTTAAAATCTTCCGAGGTAATGGACTTGCTTCAAGTCAGTCCAGGTACATTACAGAATCTTCGCATCAATGGAACGTTGCCATACACAAAAGTTGGGGGCATTATCTACTATGATGCAGAGGAAATTCAAGGTGTAATGAACTCAAATCGAGTGCAGCACAAGCAAAATTCTTAA
- a CDS encoding cupin domain-containing protein, with translation MNYIKLLNAAFEKFFFDDRLNPTHISLYMALFQEWNSSRFADEFYVNRRELMRVAKIGSKSTYHRCVTDLDSWNYLSYFPSNNPYKGSKIKMSIIGTSDEPVTGQYNPILEQLAEQYRPIREPVVYQHHPNNGQAVDSHRPTSGQALVSTINNTKQVNNIKQPKGWQTVINFFIEKGFNADEGKKFFEHYETRNWQTSDGNEIRDWRALATNWMDRTELYAEENKPNKKQASQIKDNLRTSKNKDYGQPL, from the coding sequence ATGAACTATATAAAGCTACTAAATGCGGCTTTTGAAAAGTTCTTTTTTGATGACCGCCTCAATCCAACGCACATAAGCCTATATATGGCGCTGTTCCAAGAATGGAACAGTAGTCGGTTTGCAGATGAGTTCTATGTAAACCGTCGCGAATTAATGCGCGTTGCCAAGATTGGTTCAAAATCCACTTATCATAGATGTGTGACAGACCTCGATTCTTGGAACTATCTATCCTACTTCCCTTCTAACAATCCCTACAAAGGCAGTAAAATCAAGATGTCCATTATTGGGACAAGTGATGAACCTGTTACGGGACAGTACAATCCCATATTAGAACAGCTTGCGGAACAGTACCGTCCCATACGTGAACCAGTAGTGTACCAACACCATCCCAATAATGGACAAGCTGTGGACTCGCACCGTCCCACCAGTGGACAAGCATTGGTATCTACTATAAACAATACCAAACAAGTAAACAATATAAAACAACCAAAGGGCTGGCAGACCGTTATTAATTTTTTTATTGAAAAAGGTTTTAATGCTGATGAAGGAAAAAAATTCTTTGAGCATTATGAAACCCGGAACTGGCAAACGAGTGATGGAAATGAAATTAGAGATTGGCGTGCCTTGGCCACAAACTGGATGGACAGAACAGAATTATATGCCGAGGAAAACAAACCAAACAAAAAACAAGCGTCCCAAATCAAGGACAACCTGCGAACCAGTAAAAACAAAGACTATGGACAACCCCTCTAA
- a CDS encoding MFS transporter, whose protein sequence is MDRKEKLNRIFLILLSLFVVMLGYGILLPTLPYYTERLALKDNLDTDLINFHIGLLTSIYPFFQLLFVVVWGKLSDRYGRKPIIICGLIGFVIMQLLTGLATSLTMLYIARIFGGIFTSSVIPVSNAYLSDITSEERRTKIMAWSGVAISSGVIFGPVIGGFLSQTDIHIKYTIGLLHLDRFSVPFLFAALLGLIVLLVVMKWLKNTARVHKFTTRKVSLRFTFTKYFIVLLVLSFVIQFVVTLFETVFSIYGKDELGFNSNQVGIGFMLCGSIMAVLQPVFATYGEKFLSTKKQIALGLLISGLSLIAFPFFNNEFLVYGLIVVFAAGGAMVTPNLLSAVSLISKKNTGRNISIQSSTNSIGQILGPVLGTWLIAGGFYYPFIIAGSIVLLAIGCLFFFKNPP, encoded by the coding sequence ACTATACCGAAAGATTAGCTTTAAAAGACAATCTTGACACCGACCTTATTAATTTCCATATTGGATTGCTCACAAGCATTTATCCATTTTTTCAGTTACTATTCGTAGTGGTTTGGGGAAAACTATCGGACAGATACGGCAGGAAACCTATTATTATTTGTGGACTAATCGGTTTTGTAATTATGCAATTACTTACTGGCCTAGCCACATCCTTGACAATGCTATATATTGCTCGAATTTTTGGTGGAATTTTTACGTCATCAGTTATTCCAGTTAGCAATGCATATTTAAGTGATATTACATCTGAAGAACGTAGAACGAAAATAATGGCCTGGTCTGGTGTTGCCATTAGCTCTGGTGTTATTTTCGGCCCTGTCATTGGCGGCTTTCTGTCCCAAACTGATATTCATATAAAATATACAATAGGCCTGCTACATTTAGACCGATTTTCAGTGCCCTTTTTATTCGCTGCACTACTAGGATTGATTGTCCTTTTGGTTGTGATGAAATGGTTAAAAAACACCGCTCGCGTACATAAGTTCACAACACGAAAAGTGAGTTTGCGGTTCACATTTACTAAATATTTTATCGTATTACTAGTGCTATCGTTTGTTATCCAATTTGTGGTGACGCTATTTGAAACTGTCTTTTCAATCTACGGAAAAGATGAATTAGGATTTAATAGTAATCAAGTTGGTATTGGTTTTATGCTATGTGGTTCAATAATGGCTGTTTTACAACCTGTGTTCGCTACTTATGGAGAGAAGTTTTTATCAACAAAGAAACAAATTGCTTTAGGGTTATTAATATCTGGTTTATCCTTGATTGCCTTTCCATTTTTTAACAATGAATTTTTAGTCTATGGATTAATCGTTGTTTTTGCTGCTGGAGGCGCTATGGTAACACCAAATTTGCTCTCTGCGGTTTCATTAATATCAAAGAAAAATACTGGCAGGAATATTTCTATTCAGAGTTCGACCAATAGTATTGGTCAGATTCTAGGCCCCGTTTTAGGAACTTGGCTGATTGCAGGCGGTTTTTACTATCCTTTCATAATTGCTGGTAGCATTGTTTTGCTCGCTATTGGTTGTCTGTTCTTTTTTAAAAATCCCCCATAA
- a CDS encoding RteC domain-containing protein codes for MHKLIHIILDNYKEEIKVVEESNLNDFNNVEQGISISRQYLQKLRICVRENEFVDKKNEIIFFKKHKPYIYSRLKFYAKLYNFLINRPAGTIKSQQEFIDSEINRLQESNRRNIDFIKYYREDSELLDEFYFLRGNDKISLVSNTSHFYTDAEFSTSHDNAIAKIMAYDLLISHYVEELSNLRDLSYGIPNKLNTLSNGERLGWTASKTDLIELIYALQASGAIKSGTAGIKEMASACEDIFELNLGNVYRTFLEIRERKIDQTKFIDRLKATLLRRMEETDG; via the coding sequence TTGCATAAGTTAATTCATATAATACTAGACAATTACAAAGAGGAAATAAAAGTAGTTGAGGAATCTAATCTAAACGATTTCAACAATGTTGAACAAGGTATTTCTATTTCAAGACAATACTTGCAGAAATTACGCATCTGTGTAAGGGAAAATGAATTCGTAGATAAAAAGAATGAAATAATTTTCTTTAAAAAGCATAAACCCTACATCTATAGCAGACTGAAATTTTATGCCAAACTCTACAATTTCTTGATAAATAGACCTGCGGGAACAATAAAATCTCAACAGGAATTTATTGATTCAGAAATAAATAGGCTACAAGAAAGTAATCGACGGAATATAGATTTCATTAAATATTATAGAGAGGATTCTGAACTTCTAGATGAATTCTATTTTCTGCGAGGAAATGATAAAATTAGCTTGGTATCAAACACTTCTCATTTTTATACAGATGCTGAATTTTCCACAAGCCACGATAATGCAATTGCCAAAATTATGGCCTATGACCTATTAATAAGCCATTACGTTGAAGAGTTAAGTAATTTAAGGGATTTGTCATACGGCATACCGAATAAGCTGAATACTCTATCAAACGGTGAGCGACTTGGTTGGACTGCTTCAAAAACAGACCTAATTGAGTTAATTTATGCATTACAGGCATCTGGCGCAATAAAAAGTGGTACAGCTGGTATTAAAGAAATGGCATCAGCTTGTGAAGATATTTTTGAACTTAATCTTGGTAACGTTTATAGAACTTTTCTCGAAATAAGAGAACGGAAAATCGACCAAACCAAGTTTATTGATAGACTAAAAGCAACACTTTTAAGGCGAATGGAAGAAACGGACGGTTGA